The Saccharothrix variisporea genome has a segment encoding these proteins:
- a CDS encoding ABC transporter permease: MARTRAGLSRPPTSFRSAARTRARLTWGFAALLPLGFLGVFFAWPVAAIVGLGLGEGGVLPVLGSGETWELVGFTLGQALGATALALVTGLPVAFLLARCRVWGTGVVRAAVMVPFVLPTVVVGLAFRALWPDGGVLPIVLANAFFNVAVVARTVGGVWASLDRRAEDAARSLGASRLRAFTSVVLPALAPALGSAASVVFLFCATSFGVVLVLGGARYRTVETEIYLRTVELFDLSGAAALSLVQFVAVVAVLVVGGVLRRRRERALSLRVEAVRRPVGGEWGVVAAAWVVVGLLLTPVVGLVLRSLSTSDGWSLAGYRALAGTGERGTLAVTGFDAALNSVRVATDATVVALVVGVVSAVVLVGSRRHGAWFAETLDTALMLPLGVSAVTVGFGYLVTMDALPGDFRTSPLLVPLAQALVVTPLVVRIVLPVLRAVDERLRQAAATLGASPWRVWREVDLPLASRSLLAAAGFGFVVALGEFGATSFLARPDAPTLPVVIARLMARPGQLNSQMAYAACALLMVVTAAAVLVIERLRVPAGGEF; the protein is encoded by the coding sequence GTGGCGCGCACTCGTGCAGGGCTGAGCCGACCTCCCACGAGCTTCCGCTCCGCGGCGCGCACTCGCGCGCGGCTGACCTGGGGTTTCGCCGCACTGCTGCCCCTGGGGTTCCTGGGGGTGTTCTTCGCGTGGCCCGTGGCGGCGATCGTCGGTCTCGGGCTCGGTGAGGGCGGTGTGCTGCCGGTCCTGGGCTCCGGTGAGACCTGGGAGCTGGTCGGGTTCACGCTCGGCCAGGCCCTCGGCGCGACCGCGTTGGCGCTGGTCACCGGGCTGCCGGTGGCGTTCCTGCTGGCGCGCTGCCGGGTGTGGGGGACCGGGGTGGTGCGGGCGGCGGTGATGGTGCCGTTCGTGCTGCCGACCGTCGTGGTGGGGCTGGCGTTCCGGGCGTTGTGGCCCGACGGCGGGGTGCTGCCGATCGTGCTGGCCAACGCGTTCTTCAACGTGGCCGTCGTGGCGCGGACGGTCGGCGGGGTGTGGGCGTCGCTGGACCGGCGTGCCGAGGACGCGGCGCGGTCGCTGGGTGCTTCGCGGCTGCGGGCGTTCACGTCGGTGGTGCTGCCCGCGTTGGCCCCGGCCCTGGGGTCGGCGGCGTCGGTGGTGTTCCTGTTCTGCGCCACCAGTTTCGGCGTGGTGCTGGTGCTCGGCGGTGCCCGGTACCGGACCGTGGAGACGGAGATCTACCTGCGGACGGTCGAGCTGTTCGACCTGTCCGGCGCGGCGGCGCTGTCGTTGGTGCAGTTCGTCGCGGTGGTCGCGGTGCTGGTGGTCGGCGGGGTGCTGCGGCGGCGTCGGGAGCGGGCGTTGTCGCTGCGGGTCGAGGCGGTGCGGCGGCCGGTCGGCGGCGAGTGGGGCGTGGTCGCCGCCGCGTGGGTCGTGGTCGGGCTGCTGCTGACGCCCGTGGTGGGACTGGTGCTGCGGTCGCTGTCCACTTCGGACGGTTGGAGCCTCGCCGGGTACCGGGCGCTGGCGGGCACCGGTGAGCGTGGCACGCTGGCCGTGACCGGGTTCGACGCGGCGCTGAACTCGGTGCGGGTGGCGACGGACGCCACCGTCGTGGCGCTGGTCGTGGGTGTCGTGTCGGCGGTGGTGCTGGTCGGGTCGCGGCGGCACGGGGCGTGGTTCGCCGAGACCCTGGACACCGCGCTGATGCTGCCGCTGGGCGTGTCGGCGGTGACCGTGGGGTTCGGCTACCTGGTCACGATGGACGCCCTGCCCGGCGACTTCCGCACGTCACCGCTGCTGGTGCCGCTGGCGCAGGCGCTGGTGGTGACACCGCTGGTGGTGCGGATCGTGCTGCCGGTGCTGCGGGCCGTGGACGAACGGCTGCGCCAGGCGGCGGCGACGCTGGGCGCGTCGCCGTGGCGGGTGTGGCGCGAGGTGGACCTGCCGCTCGCGTCCCGGTCGCTGTTGGCGGCGGCGGGGTTCGGATTCGTGGTCGCGCTGGGCGAGTTCGGGGCGACGAGTTTCCTGGCCCGGCCGGACGCGCCGACGCTGCCCGTGGTGATCGCCCGGCTGATGGCTCGGCCGGGGCAGCTGAACAGCCAGATGGCGTACGCGGCGTGCGCGCTGCTGATGGTGGTGACCGCGGCGGCCGTGCTGGTGATCGAGCGGCTGCGGGTGCCGGCGGGCGGGGAGTTCTGA
- a CDS encoding thiamine ABC transporter substrate-binding protein produces the protein MFRRVLTVAVTAASLAACSATTSQAPQGERVVTLVTHDSFAVTPEVLDAFKAETGITVKTLASGDAGELTNKLVLSKGNPIGDVAFGVDSTFASRALKEGVFAEYASGEASKGAQRYQLDPPNRLHAVDVGDVCVNIDVAGVGADAPKSYADLADPKFKDKLVVEDPATSSPGLAFLLGTIAEFGESGWQDYWSKLKANGVKVVSGWEEAYTQDFSGSSGKGPRPIVVSYASSPSAEIGDDGNPRTKALLDTCYRQVEYAGVLEGTKHPEDARKVVDFLLGAKFQADVPGQMYVYPSREGVALPEAWTKAAPLPEKARTLPASQVDANRERWVQQWRALVQG, from the coding sequence ATGTTTCGACGAGTGCTGACCGTCGCCGTCACGGCGGCGTCGCTGGCCGCGTGCTCGGCCACCACGAGCCAGGCGCCGCAGGGCGAGCGGGTCGTCACGCTGGTGACCCACGACTCGTTCGCCGTCACGCCCGAGGTGCTCGACGCCTTCAAGGCCGAGACCGGGATCACGGTCAAGACGCTGGCCAGCGGGGACGCCGGCGAGCTGACCAACAAGCTGGTGCTGTCCAAGGGCAACCCGATCGGGGACGTGGCCTTCGGCGTGGACTCCACGTTCGCCTCGCGCGCCCTGAAGGAGGGCGTGTTCGCCGAGTACGCCTCCGGCGAGGCCTCGAAGGGCGCGCAGCGCTACCAGCTCGACCCGCCCAACCGGCTGCACGCCGTGGACGTCGGCGACGTGTGCGTGAACATCGACGTGGCCGGGGTGGGCGCGGACGCGCCGAAGTCCTACGCCGACCTCGCGGACCCGAAGTTCAAGGACAAGCTGGTCGTGGAGGACCCGGCCACGTCCTCGCCGGGCCTGGCGTTCCTGCTCGGCACGATCGCCGAGTTCGGCGAGTCCGGCTGGCAGGACTACTGGTCGAAGCTCAAGGCCAACGGCGTGAAGGTCGTCTCCGGCTGGGAGGAGGCCTACACGCAGGACTTCTCCGGCTCCAGCGGCAAGGGCCCGCGCCCGATCGTGGTGTCCTACGCGTCGTCGCCGTCCGCGGAGATCGGCGACGACGGCAACCCGCGCACCAAGGCGCTGCTGGACACGTGCTACCGGCAGGTCGAGTACGCGGGCGTGCTGGAGGGCACGAAGCACCCCGAGGACGCGCGCAAGGTCGTGGACTTCCTGCTGGGCGCGAAGTTCCAGGCCGACGTGCCGGGCCAGATGTACGTGTACCCGTCCCGCGAGGGCGTGGCGCTGCCCGAGGCGTGGACCAAGGCCGCCCCGCTGCCGGAGAAGGCGCGCACCCTGCCCGCGAGCCAGGTCGACGCCAACCGCGAGCGGTGGGTGCAGCAGTGGCGCGCACTCGTGCAGGGCTGA
- a CDS encoding 4a-hydroxytetrahydrobiopterin dehydratase, producing the protein MAELLTDDQVTAALSTLPDWSAQDGALVRTVELPSFAQAIQVVNRVAEIAENDNHHPDVDIRWRTLTFRCSTHSSGGITALDVSLAEEIDGVLDALA; encoded by the coding sequence ATGGCCGAGCTGCTGACCGACGACCAGGTGACCGCCGCGCTGTCGACGCTGCCCGACTGGAGCGCCCAGGACGGCGCGCTCGTCCGCACGGTGGAGCTGCCGAGCTTCGCGCAGGCGATCCAGGTGGTGAACCGGGTCGCGGAGATCGCCGAGAACGACAACCACCACCCGGACGTCGACATCCGCTGGCGCACGCTGACCTTCCGGTGCAGCACGCACTCGAGCGGCGGGATCACCGCGCTGGACGTGTCACTGGCGGAGGAGATCGACGGCGTCCTCGACGCGCTCGCGTGA
- a CDS encoding mannosyltransferase produces the protein MIRLEARVLKVAPWLLGLSLAGHLAMVALQAKMTMVDLMVYRNASPELFTGQLYQWRLKEFSDQFALPFTYPPFSAFVFVPLSWVSWGVARWFWQLVSLACLYFLTRKSLTLIGSHDPRRAMLWTALFVWVEPVRTTLNYGQINLVLAALLIGTLVSARPWLAGLGVGVAAGVKLTPAISGVYFLVTRKYKAAVWSFVAFLGTVALGYVISAGQSHQFWFQLLGDASRVGPVGSAINQSLRAALSRTVGYDVETGPVYLVGVAVAVALAAWALWWAVKAQDTLAMIVTVQFLGLLVSPISWSHHWVWAVPALMWLMYGVKHRLAAVTAWAWVLAIGSYLISFLLNAQPSIWIIPRPWYLSLLGWVYPAVGLLTLVTIAVVLRERSRERVEDAVDLLRQ, from the coding sequence GTGATCAGGCTCGAGGCGCGGGTGCTCAAGGTCGCGCCGTGGCTGCTGGGGCTGTCCCTGGCGGGCCACCTGGCGATGGTCGCGCTCCAGGCGAAGATGACCATGGTCGACCTGATGGTCTACCGCAACGCCTCGCCCGAGCTGTTCACCGGTCAGCTCTACCAGTGGCGGCTCAAGGAGTTCTCCGACCAGTTCGCGCTGCCGTTCACCTACCCGCCGTTCTCGGCGTTCGTGTTCGTGCCGCTGTCGTGGGTGTCGTGGGGCGTGGCCCGCTGGTTCTGGCAGCTGGTCAGCCTGGCGTGCCTGTACTTCCTGACCCGCAAGTCGCTGACCCTGATCGGCAGCCACGACCCGCGCCGGGCGATGCTGTGGACGGCGCTGTTCGTGTGGGTCGAACCCGTGCGCACTACCCTGAACTACGGGCAGATCAACCTGGTCCTGGCGGCGTTGCTGATCGGCACGCTGGTCAGCGCGCGGCCGTGGCTCGCCGGACTGGGCGTGGGTGTGGCGGCCGGCGTGAAGCTGACGCCGGCGATCTCCGGGGTCTACTTCCTGGTCACCCGCAAGTACAAGGCGGCCGTGTGGTCGTTCGTCGCGTTCCTCGGGACGGTCGCGCTGGGGTACGTGATCTCCGCCGGTCAGTCGCACCAGTTCTGGTTCCAGCTGCTCGGTGACGCCTCGCGGGTCGGGCCGGTCGGGTCGGCGATCAACCAGTCGCTGCGCGCGGCGCTGTCCCGGACCGTCGGCTACGACGTCGAGACCGGGCCGGTCTACCTGGTGGGCGTGGCGGTCGCGGTGGCGTTGGCCGCGTGGGCGCTGTGGTGGGCGGTGAAGGCGCAGGACACCCTGGCCATGATCGTCACCGTCCAGTTCCTGGGCCTGCTGGTGTCGCCGATCTCGTGGAGCCACCACTGGGTGTGGGCGGTGCCCGCGCTGATGTGGCTCATGTACGGCGTCAAGCACCGGCTCGCAGCCGTCACGGCGTGGGCGTGGGTGCTCGCCATCGGCAGCTACCTGATCTCGTTCCTGCTCAACGCGCAGCCGTCGATCTGGATCATCCCGCGCCCCTGGTACCTGTCCCTGCTGGGCTGGGTCTACCCGGCGGTGGGCCTGCTCACCCTGGTCACGATCGCCGTGGTGCTGCGGGAGCGGTCACGCGAGCGCGTCGAGGACGCCGTCGATCTCCTCCGCCAGTGA
- a CDS encoding Uma2 family endonuclease, translating to MTAPPEWMRPPRPEGWFAEDLDRLPEAPRHTELIDGALVFRMSPQRVWHARVVTALTTALTGQAPEGVEVDREVTIRLDARNRPEPDILVNTAPVDFKRTWFAPEDVLLAVEVTSPESEHRDRTVKLRKYAEAGVRHYWLVEEEDDRPVAHVYELDEPTRTYVPAGIFRGTLALRVPFPITIDLDSLLRTTR from the coding sequence ATGACCGCACCGCCGGAGTGGATGCGCCCGCCGCGCCCCGAAGGCTGGTTCGCGGAGGACTTGGACCGCCTCCCCGAGGCGCCTCGCCACACCGAGCTGATCGACGGAGCCCTCGTTTTCAGGATGTCGCCCCAGCGGGTGTGGCACGCCCGTGTCGTCACGGCTCTCACCACGGCCCTCACCGGCCAAGCTCCGGAGGGCGTGGAGGTGGACCGCGAGGTCACCATCCGACTGGACGCCCGCAACCGCCCGGAACCCGACATCCTCGTCAACACAGCGCCGGTGGACTTCAAGCGCACCTGGTTCGCACCCGAGGACGTGCTGCTCGCCGTCGAGGTGACCTCACCGGAGTCCGAACACCGCGACCGGACCGTCAAGCTGCGCAAGTACGCGGAGGCCGGTGTGCGGCACTACTGGCTGGTCGAGGAAGAGGACGACCGACCAGTCGCCCACGTCTACGAGCTGGACGAGCCGACCAGGACCTACGTCCCGGCCGGCATCTTCCGCGGCACGCTCGCACTGAGGGTGCCGTTCCCGATCACGATCGACCTCGACAGCCTGCTCCGCACTACACGTTGA
- the ychF gene encoding redox-regulated ATPase YchF: MSLTLGIVGLPNVGKSTLFNALTRNDVLAANYPFATIEPNVGVVPLPDARLGKLAEIFGSEREVPAVVSFVDIAGIVKGASEGAGLGNKFLANIREANAICQVIRVFADDDVVHVDGRVDPAADIETINTELILADLQTLEKAVPRLEKEARTVKDRRPALDAALKARAILDSGRTLFSAQGEVDGDLLRELSLLTTKPFLYVFNADEGVLTDEARLKELRELVAPADAVFLDAKVEAELLELDEESARELLESIGQHEPGLHALARAGFHTLGLQTYLTAGPKESRAWTIPQGATAPQAAGVIHTDFERGFIKAEVVSFDDLVAAGSMAAAKAAGKVRMEGKDYVMADGDVVEFRFNV, encoded by the coding sequence GTGAGTTTGACCCTCGGTATCGTCGGCCTGCCCAACGTCGGCAAGTCCACCCTGTTCAACGCCCTCACGCGCAACGACGTGCTCGCGGCGAACTACCCGTTCGCGACCATCGAGCCCAACGTCGGCGTGGTGCCGTTGCCGGACGCCCGCCTCGGCAAGCTGGCGGAGATCTTCGGCTCGGAGCGCGAGGTGCCCGCCGTGGTGTCGTTCGTCGACATCGCGGGCATCGTCAAGGGCGCGTCCGAAGGCGCCGGCCTGGGCAACAAGTTCCTCGCCAACATCCGCGAGGCCAACGCGATCTGCCAGGTCATCCGCGTGTTCGCCGACGACGACGTGGTGCACGTCGACGGTCGCGTGGACCCGGCGGCCGACATCGAGACGATCAACACCGAGCTGATCCTCGCGGACCTCCAGACCCTGGAGAAGGCCGTGCCGAGGCTGGAGAAGGAGGCCCGGACCGTCAAGGACCGCCGCCCGGCCCTGGACGCGGCCCTGAAGGCCCGCGCGATCCTCGACTCCGGCCGGACGCTGTTCTCCGCGCAGGGCGAGGTGGACGGCGACCTGCTGCGCGAGCTGAGCCTGCTGACCACCAAGCCGTTCCTCTACGTGTTCAACGCCGACGAGGGCGTGCTGACGGACGAGGCCCGGCTGAAGGAGCTGCGCGAGCTGGTCGCCCCGGCGGACGCGGTGTTCCTGGACGCCAAGGTCGAGGCGGAGCTGCTGGAACTGGACGAGGAGTCCGCGCGCGAGCTGCTGGAGTCCATCGGCCAGCACGAACCGGGCCTGCACGCCCTGGCCCGCGCCGGCTTCCACACCCTGGGCCTGCAGACCTACCTGACGGCCGGCCCGAAGGAGTCCCGGGCGTGGACCATCCCCCAGGGCGCGACCGCGCCCCAGGCGGCGGGCGTCATCCACACGGACTTCGAGCGCGGCTTCATCAAGGCCGAGGTGGTCTCCTTCGACGACCTGGTCGCGGCCGGCTCGATGGCGGCGGCGAAGGCGGCGGGCAAGGTCCGCATGGAGGGCAAGGACTACGTGATGGCCGACGGCGACGTCGTGGAGTTCCGCTTCAACGTGTAG
- a CDS encoding DNA-3-methyladenine glycosylase 2 family protein: protein MLVDAERAYRAVAARDARFDGCFILAVRTTRIYCRPSCPAVTPKQRNAEFYPTAAAAQSAGYRACRRCLPDAVPGSPEWNLRADLAARAMRLIADGVVERDGVPGLAARLGYSERHLTRVLTAELGAGPLALARAHRAHSARLLIETTDLSFTDIAFAAGFASVRQFNDTIRAVFAATPSEMRSKRKVVGTAGRITLRLPYRPPFDAAGLLAQFRASAIPGVEHVTDTSYARSLRLPHGQATVLLEPADGYVSCSLRLADLRDLGSAVSRVRRLLDLDADPQAVDEFLGGDPVLRPLVTAHPGVRLPGSVDGAETLLRALGHVSPGEPLDIPDGPVTHLYPAPADVDSPVAAALASGALVVDVGRDADELEAELAAFPGVGPEIARYVVMRVLGAPDIPLTTDNTAWRPWRSYAEMHLRRTA from the coding sequence ATGTTGGTCGACGCCGAACGTGCCTACCGGGCGGTCGCCGCCCGTGACGCCCGGTTCGACGGGTGCTTCATCCTGGCGGTCCGCACCACCCGGATCTACTGCCGCCCGTCGTGCCCGGCGGTCACGCCCAAGCAGCGCAACGCCGAGTTCTACCCGACCGCCGCCGCCGCGCAGTCGGCCGGCTACCGGGCGTGCCGGCGGTGCCTGCCGGACGCCGTCCCGGGGTCCCCGGAGTGGAACCTGCGGGCCGACCTCGCCGCTCGGGCCATGCGGCTGATCGCGGACGGGGTCGTCGAGCGGGACGGCGTGCCGGGCCTGGCCGCGCGGCTGGGGTACTCGGAGCGCCACCTGACCCGCGTGCTGACCGCCGAACTGGGGGCCGGTCCGCTGGCGCTGGCGCGGGCGCACCGGGCGCACTCGGCGCGGCTGCTGATCGAGACGACGGACCTGTCGTTCACCGACATCGCGTTCGCGGCCGGGTTCGCGAGCGTGCGGCAGTTCAACGACACCATCCGGGCCGTGTTCGCGGCGACGCCGTCGGAGATGCGGTCCAAGCGCAAGGTCGTCGGCACGGCGGGGCGGATCACGCTGCGCCTGCCCTACCGGCCGCCGTTCGACGCGGCGGGGCTGTTGGCGCAGTTCCGCGCGTCGGCGATCCCGGGCGTGGAGCACGTCACGGACACCTCGTACGCGCGGTCGCTGCGGCTGCCGCACGGGCAGGCGACGGTGCTGCTGGAGCCCGCCGACGGGTACGTGTCGTGCTCGCTGCGGCTGGCCGACCTGCGCGACCTGGGCAGCGCGGTGTCGCGCGTGCGCCGCCTGCTCGACCTGGACGCCGACCCGCAGGCGGTGGACGAGTTCCTCGGCGGGGACCCGGTGCTGCGCCCCCTGGTGACGGCCCACCCCGGGGTGCGGCTGCCGGGCAGCGTGGACGGGGCCGAGACCCTGCTGCGGGCGCTGGGGCACGTGTCCCCCGGCGAGCCGCTGGACATCCCGGACGGGCCGGTGACCCACCTGTACCCGGCGCCCGCCGACGTCGACTCGCCCGTCGCGGCGGCGTTGGCGTCCGGCGCGCTGGTGGTGGACGTCGGCCGCGACGCCGACGAACTGGAAGCCGAGCTGGCCGCGTTCCCGGGCGTGGGTCCCGAGATCGCCCGGTACGTCGTGATGCGCGTGCTCGGCGCGCCCGACATCCCTTTGACCACGGACAACACGGCGTGGCGACCCTGGCGGTCCTACGCCGAGATGCACCTCAGGAGGACCGCGTGA
- a CDS encoding methylated-DNA--[protein]-cysteine S-methyltransferase, which produces MTTAFSSTVDTPIGPFTAVVAGDGAVLASGWTDSLDDLLPQVSPTLRPTTVTARRDLGDVTRAVRDYHGGDLAAIDDIPVRQRSGEFREQAWAALRTVPAGKPVSYADYALLTGRPSAVRAAASACARNAATLFVPCHRVVRTGGAIGNFRWGVDVKRWLLAHEDRS; this is translated from the coding sequence GTGACCACCGCTTTCTCGTCCACTGTGGACACCCCGATCGGCCCGTTCACCGCCGTGGTGGCGGGGGACGGCGCGGTGCTGGCCAGCGGGTGGACCGACTCCCTGGACGACCTGCTCCCCCAGGTCTCCCCGACCCTGCGCCCCACGACCGTCACCGCCCGCCGCGACCTCGGCGACGTGACCCGGGCCGTGCGCGACTACCACGGCGGCGACCTGGCGGCGATCGACGACATCCCGGTGCGGCAGCGGTCCGGCGAGTTCCGCGAACAGGCGTGGGCGGCCCTGCGCACGGTGCCGGCGGGCAAGCCCGTGAGCTACGCCGACTACGCCCTGCTGACGGGCCGCCCCTCTGCCGTCCGCGCGGCGGCGTCGGCGTGCGCCCGCAACGCGGCAACCCTGTTCGTCCCGTGCCACCGCGTGGTCCGGACCGGCGGCGCGATCGGCAACTTCCGCTGGGGCGTGGACGTCAAGCGCTGGCTGCTGGCCCACGAGGACCGCTCGTGA
- a CDS encoding ABC transporter ATP-binding protein — translation MTSVLIGVENISTPKWAKVGRKAATVSLGKALRSLPEAIGVVLRLAWRTSPGLTVAAGVVHVVSGCVTAFGLLATADVFAALLRDGPTPQRVAESLPALAVVVGSYAARALLDTAVAAVESSLRPRVSRAANDEVTAVLVRAELLAFEDADFRELARQGGRHGVRGLESSLRYLADLVSSCITMIAAIVTVGLLHPWLAPALLLAALANAWASARVSKLRYEHFLDSVTRNIRKGVVEEVATDRDFALERHALTLQERLLAEHRRIADSLMGDEIRMAHKTNLVRLTGRALAGLGTGFAYAVLGVLLYSGGMELALAGTALLAMRTGFSSLSTTTRAVNAIYEDSFYIDFYRKLLVEGAERAQGSSPTKAPPDPELITLDHVTFRYPGKDTPALDDVSLTVRRGEVVALVGENGSGKTTLGKVLTGLYPVDGGTVRWDGVDLAEADKTSVHSSIAVIAQDPAQWPMTARRNVTVGRLDRDDDQAWQDAVERSGADEVLATLPSGADTVLSRQFNDGQDLSGGQWQRMGIARGMYRDASVLVADEPTAALDAKAEARVFEGLREAAARRTTILVTHRLANIRNADRIVLLDKGKIVEQGTHEELMALRGHYHELFELQAAAYRGDLLSPTDEAA, via the coding sequence ATGACCTCCGTGCTGATCGGGGTGGAGAACATCTCCACGCCCAAGTGGGCCAAGGTGGGGCGCAAGGCCGCGACGGTCAGCCTCGGCAAGGCGTTGCGCAGCCTGCCCGAGGCGATCGGGGTGGTCCTCCGGCTGGCCTGGCGGACCTCACCCGGCCTGACCGTCGCCGCCGGGGTCGTGCACGTGGTCAGCGGGTGCGTGACCGCGTTCGGGCTGCTGGCCACGGCGGACGTGTTCGCCGCGCTCCTGCGGGACGGGCCCACCCCGCAGCGGGTCGCCGAGTCGTTGCCGGCGCTGGCCGTCGTGGTGGGTTCCTACGCCGCGCGCGCCCTGCTGGACACCGCCGTCGCGGCCGTGGAGAGCTCGCTGCGGCCCAGGGTGTCGCGGGCGGCGAACGACGAGGTCACGGCCGTGCTGGTGCGGGCCGAGCTGCTGGCGTTCGAGGACGCCGACTTCCGCGAACTGGCCCGCCAGGGCGGTCGGCACGGGGTGCGCGGCCTGGAGAGCAGCCTGCGCTACCTGGCCGACCTGGTGTCGTCGTGCATCACGATGATCGCCGCGATCGTCACCGTCGGCCTGCTGCACCCGTGGCTGGCCCCCGCCCTGCTCCTGGCCGCCCTGGCGAACGCGTGGGCCTCGGCGCGGGTGTCGAAGCTGCGGTACGAGCACTTCCTGGACTCCGTCACCCGCAACATCCGCAAGGGCGTGGTCGAGGAGGTCGCCACCGACCGGGACTTCGCCCTCGAACGGCACGCCCTCACCCTCCAGGAGCGCCTCCTCGCCGAGCACCGGCGCATCGCGGACTCCCTGATGGGCGACGAGATCCGCATGGCGCACAAGACGAACCTGGTCCGCCTCACCGGCCGGGCGCTGGCCGGTCTCGGCACCGGGTTCGCGTACGCGGTGCTCGGCGTCCTGCTCTACTCGGGCGGCATGGAACTGGCGCTCGCCGGCACGGCGCTGCTGGCGATGCGGACCGGCTTCTCGTCGCTGTCCACCACGACCCGCGCGGTGAACGCGATCTACGAGGACTCCTTCTACATCGACTTCTACCGCAAGCTGCTCGTCGAGGGCGCGGAGCGGGCGCAGGGCTCGTCGCCGACGAAGGCCCCGCCGGACCCGGAGCTGATCACCCTCGACCACGTCACCTTCCGCTACCCCGGCAAGGACACCCCCGCGCTGGACGACGTGAGCCTCACCGTCCGCCGCGGCGAGGTCGTCGCCCTGGTGGGCGAGAACGGCTCCGGCAAGACCACCCTCGGCAAGGTGCTGACCGGCCTGTACCCGGTGGACGGGGGCACGGTCCGGTGGGACGGCGTGGACCTGGCCGAGGCCGACAAGACGTCGGTCCACTCGTCCATCGCGGTCATCGCGCAGGACCCGGCGCAGTGGCCGATGACCGCCCGCCGCAACGTGACCGTCGGCCGCCTGGACCGCGACGACGACCAGGCCTGGCAGGACGCGGTGGAGCGCTCGGGCGCGGACGAGGTCCTGGCCACCCTGCCCTCCGGCGCGGACACCGTGCTGTCCCGCCAGTTCAACGACGGCCAGGACCTGTCCGGCGGCCAGTGGCAACGCATGGGCATCGCCCGCGGCATGTACCGCGACGCGTCGGTCCTGGTGGCCGACGAACCCACCGCCGCCCTGGACGCCAAGGCCGAGGCCCGGGTGTTCGAGGGCTTGCGCGAAGCGGCGGCGAGACGCACGACGATCCTGGTCACCCACCGCCTGGCCAACATCCGCAACGCCGACCGGATCGTGCTCCTGGACAAGGGCAAGATCGTCGAGCAGGGCACCCACGAGGAACTGATGGCCCTGCGCGGCCACTACCACGAGCTGTTCGAGCTCCAGGCCGCCGCCTACCGGGGCGACCTGCTGTCCCCCACCGACGAAGCCGCCTGA